The following coding sequences are from one Triticum dicoccoides isolate Atlit2015 ecotype Zavitan chromosome 4A, WEW_v2.0, whole genome shotgun sequence window:
- the LOC119286697 gene encoding probable E3 ubiquitin-protein ligase ARI3: MASDDDCYYYYDDDGDGEEDEKDGEEAADWDGLAVGADEDDLGLLEDDPPHSERRVDCWAITEDTLSAAQQEDLSTMMNLLNIKQHQARSLFIHHRWKIDCIYDCLDRKGRDRMLREAGIVLQEKSSMLIGASRTPSTSVQCNVCFDDDLSPAAVSTMDCGHCFCNDCWTEHFNAAIDGGKKQIRCMEVKCLAICDEGIVQRLLGQKYPDAAKRFDRFLLESYLEDNDFVKWCPSIPHCGRAIRVGTGDRYCEVKCLCGVSFCFNCMEQTHSPCPCTIWKQWNTRIHGESENIKWIVKNTKSCPKCFKPIEKRDGCNLVKCKCGQYMCWLCGGPTGSAHTWTNIEGHSCNRYKESKDKVDTGRRQLERYAHYCNRFKIHEDSYKEQHEKLGPAIKEKVKQLESNHLRPRLIRDGDWLTDAHQRLLWSRQVVSRSYAFAYHMFGGELRAHRSERGSLAPAQNLFESQQEQLERHVEQLSKVLVTDIPALPDQEIVKVKQEVVNLDKILERLCGEMYTCIQDELLPLLTEPMDIAAYTPDGPVRAKVFRA; this comes from the exons ATGGCCAGCGACGACGACTGCTACTACTActacgacgacgacggcgacggcgaggaggaTGAGAAGGacggggaggaggcggccgactgGGACGGCCTGGCGGTGGGGGCGGACGAGGACGACCTCGGCCTGCTCGAGGACGACCCGCCGCACTCGGAGCGCCGCGTCGATTGCTGG gctATTACAGAAGACACCCTTTCTGCGGCCCAG CAAGAAGACTTGTCCACAATGATGAATTTGCTCAATATAAAGCAGCACCAGGCGCGCAGTCTCTTCATTCACCACCGATGGAAGATAGACTGCATCTATGATTGCCTTGACAGGAAGGGGCGAGACCGCATGCTCAGAGAAGCAGGCATTGTACTGCAGGAGAAGAGTAGCATGCTAATAGGTGCCTCAAGAACACCCTCGACAAGTGTCCAATGCAACGTGTGCTTTGATGATGACTTGTCCCCGGCCGCTGTCTCAACTATGGACTGTGGCCATTGCTTCTGCAATGACT GTTGGACAGAGCACTTCAATGCAGCCATAGACGGCGGCAAGAAGCAGATACGTTGCATGGAGGTGAAGTGCTTGGCTATTTGTGATGAGGGCATTGTGCAGCGCCTACTTGGCCAGAAGTACCCCGATGCAGCCAAGCGCTTTGATCGCTTCCTACTGGAGTCTTATCTTGAGGACAATGACTTCGTGAAGTGGTGCCCCAGCATCCCACACTGTGGACGCGCAATCCGTGTGGGCACTGGTGATCGTTACTGCGAGGTCAAGTGTCTCTGTGGTGTCAGCTTCTGCTTCAACTGTATGGAGCAGACACACTCACCGTGCCCGTGTACCATATGGAAGCAGTGGAACACCAGGATCCATGGCGAGTCAGAGAACATCAAATGGATCGTTAAAAACACCAAGAGCTGCCCCAAGTGCTTCAAGCCAATTGAGAAGCGTGACGGTTGCAACCTGGTCAAGTGCAAGTGTGGCCAGTATATGTG CTGGCTATGTGGTGGACCCACAGGTAGCGCGCACACATGGACAAACATTGAGGGCCACAGCTGCAACCGATACAAGGAGAGCAAGGACAAGGTGGACACGGGCAGGCGGCAGCTAGAGCGATACGCGCATTACTGCAACCGGTTCAAGATCCATGAGGACTCATACAAGGAGCAGCACGAAAAGCTGGGGCCGGCCATCAAAGAGAAAGTGAAACAGCTGGAGTCGAACCACCTGCGACCAAGGCTGATCAGGGACGGCGACTGGCTGACCGATGCACACCAGCGCCTGCTCTGGTCACGGCAGGTGGTGTCTCGATCTTATGCGTTCGCCTACCACATGTTCGGCGGCGAACTGCGGGCGCACCGGTCAGAGCGGGGCAGCCTGGCCCCGGCGCAGAATCTGTTCGAGAGCCAGCAGGAGCAGCTGGAGCGCCACGTGGAGCAGCTGTCGAAGGTGCTCGTCACGGATATCCCGGCGCTGCCTGACCAGGAGATAGTGAAGGTGAAGCAGGAGGTCGTCAACCTCGACAAGATCCTCGAGAGGCTCTGCGGGGAGATGTACACCTGCATTCAGGACGAGCTGCTGCCGCTGCTCACGGAGCCCATGGACATCGCCGCGTACACGCCCGACGGCCCTGTGCGGGCCAAGGTGTTCCGGGCGTGA
- the LOC119286698 gene encoding metacaspase-1-like — translation MECGHCGEGLSVPRAARVVHCAHCRGVTRVGRRHGAMGFVVNMITNMAGGGRTRPATPPRLREAGYPRVHGDKRALLVGISYTGTHLPELSGPITDVKSMSFLLTQKYGFPSQCVLVLTDEERDPYRTPTKSNILLAMRWLVHGCGSGDSLVFHFSGHGDQVRDEDGDERDGKDEVLCPVDSDPDDDGSDIRDDEINAALVRPLVHGVRLHAIVDACHSGTVLDLPNLCKIKKNGESEWMDQSAPNGAWKKTSGGQAVLISGCADTQTSTDGVGDELVGMGALTYSFFTAALFAQRTPTYAQLLATIRAIIRERNADGRVSCKLPAPVCSLVRKVVNFSGVQEPQLTSSDKFDISRTQFLL, via the exons ATGGAGTGTGGTCACTGCGGCGAGGGCCTGTCCGTCCCGCGGGCCGCACGCGTTGTGCATTGCGCGCACTGCCGCGGGGTGACGCGCGTCGGGCGGCGGCACGGCGCCATGGGCTTCGTGGTGAACATGATCACCAACATGGCGGGCGGCGGCCGCACGAGGCCAGCAACGCCGCCGAGGCTGCGGGAGGCGGGCTACCCCAGAGTCCACGGCGACAAGCGCGCCCTCCTGGTCGGCATCAGCTACACGGGCACACATCTCCCTGAGCTGAGCGGCCCGATCACCGACGTCAAGAGCATGAGCTTTCTGCTCACCCAGAAGTACGGGTTCCCAAGCCAGTGCGTCCTCGTCCTCACCG ACGAGGAGCGCGACCCGTACCGGACGCCGACCAAGTCCAACATCCTGCTGGCGATGCGGTGGCTCGTGCACGGCTGCGGCTCCGGCGACTCCCTCGTGTTCCACTTCTCCGGCCACGGCGACCAGGTGCGCGACGAGGACGGCGACGAGCGGGACGGGAAGGACGAGGTGCTCTGCCCGGTCGACTCGGACCCGGACGACGACGGCAGCGACATCCGGGACGACGAGATCAACGCGGCCCTGGTCCGGCCGCTCGTGCACGGCGTCCGGCTCCACGCGATCGTCGACGCCTGCCACAGCGGCACCGTCCTCGATCTCCCCAACCTCTGCAAAATCAAAAA GAACGGAGAATCGGAATGGATGGACCAGAGCGCTCCGAACGGCGCCTGGAAGAAGACGAGCGGCGGGCAGGCGGTCCTGATCAGCGGCTGCGCCGACACCCAGACGTCGACCGACGGGGTCGGCGACGAGCTGGTGGGCATGGGGGCCCTGACGTACAGCTTCTTCACGGCGGCGCTGTTCGCGCAGCGGACGCCCACCTACGCGCAGCTGCTGGCGACGATAAGGGCGATCATCCGCGAGCGCAACGCCGACGGCCGGGTCAGCTGCAAGCTCCCCGCGCCCGTCTGCTCGCTCGTCCGCAAGGTGGTCAACTTCAGCGGCGTGCAGGAGCCGCAGCTGACCTCGTCGGACAAATTCGACATCAGCCGGACGCAATTTCTGCTATGA